The following proteins come from a genomic window of Stigmatella erecta:
- a CDS encoding Wall-associated protein precursor produces the protein MSFCKQGRLSACQELAKFNPKEAAKLQADFARAALGRETLKATEEAGRDKEDTHAHEASEASSSDEPPQCKGQNHHLISHPIAKALKDHPTLRGLYAPRDERFVVKAKDKEAHCGYQKWHRDVDTEIIQWLENNPAASPGQFMTKLREIYNRPEMLKRFPHGF, from the coding sequence GTGTCCTTCTGTAAGCAGGGCCGGCTCTCCGCATGCCAGGAACTCGCGAAGTTCAATCCCAAGGAAGCCGCCAAGCTTCAGGCGGATTTCGCCAGGGCCGCGCTGGGCCGAGAGACACTCAAGGCCACAGAAGAAGCAGGCCGGGACAAAGAGGACACCCACGCCCATGAAGCCTCCGAAGCCTCTTCCTCGGACGAGCCCCCCCAGTGCAAGGGACAGAACCACCATCTCATTTCCCACCCCATCGCCAAGGCGCTGAAGGATCACCCGACGCTCCGTGGGCTGTATGCGCCCCGGGATGAGCGCTTCGTCGTCAAGGCCAAGGACAAGGAGGCGCACTGCGGCTACCAGAAATGGCACCGCGACGTGGACACGGAGATCATCCAGTGGCTCGAGAACAACCCTGCGGCAAGCCCAGGGCAGTTCATGACGAAGCTGCGCGAGATCTACAATCGCCCGGAGATGCTCAAGAGGTTTCCCCATGGCTTCTGA